In one window of Qipengyuania profundimaris DNA:
- a CDS encoding DUF2924 domain-containing protein, with amino-acid sequence MAELFDELAAVAAMDKPALGDRWAKLTGRPIPKASAQTLRLAVAYELQSKAGRSLPRKIRQRLDQAASGKTITQDLRPGMRLAREYGGKLHVVAIGEQGEIIWNERQWRSLSEVARAITGTRWSGPAFFGLKTKARAA; translated from the coding sequence ATGGCGGAGCTGTTCGATGAGCTCGCTGCCGTTGCAGCGATGGACAAGCCGGCACTTGGCGATCGGTGGGCGAAGCTCACCGGTCGGCCCATCCCGAAGGCCAGCGCGCAGACGCTGCGGCTGGCAGTGGCTTACGAGCTGCAATCCAAGGCGGGGCGCAGCCTGCCGCGCAAGATCAGGCAGCGGCTCGATCAGGCTGCGAGCGGGAAGACGATCACGCAGGACCTCCGGCCAGGCATGCGCCTTGCGCGCGAGTACGGCGGCAAGCTTCACGTGGTCGCGATCGGAGAGCAAGGTGAGATCATCTGGAACGAGCGGCAATGGCGTTCCTTGAGCGAAGTGGCTCGCGCGATCACCGGCACGCGCTGGTCGGGTCCGGCTTTCTTCGGCTTGAAGACAAAGGCGAGGGCAGCATGA
- a CDS encoding response regulator, with translation MHSSDAVILVVEDEVLIRMDVVDQLTSLGYSVIEASTGREALEALTTGDGVCILFTDVDMPGDLDGIMLAHEVSRTRPEIGIIVTSGKTALGEDALPEGSRFYSKPYMPATVHAAIQEMLP, from the coding sequence ATGCATTCTTCCGATGCCGTCATCCTCGTTGTCGAGGACGAAGTCCTGATCCGCATGGATGTCGTCGATCAATTGACCAGTCTTGGTTACAGCGTAATTGAAGCATCGACGGGACGCGAGGCGCTCGAAGCGCTCACGACAGGCGACGGGGTTTGTATCCTATTCACCGACGTCGACATGCCGGGAGACCTAGATGGCATCATGTTGGCGCATGAGGTTTCTCGGACACGGCCGGAGATCGGCATTATCGTTACGTCCGGCAAAACAGCGCTCGGTGAGGACGCGCTGCCCGAAGGTTCGAGATTTTATTCGAAGCCTTACATGCCAGCTACGGTCCACGCCGCGATACAGGAAATGCTACCCTGA
- a CDS encoding DUF3489 domain-containing protein: MKATGWLPHTTRAAMTGLKKKGHTIERDKRGEVSCYRITKSA, translated from the coding sequence GTGAAGGCGACCGGCTGGCTGCCGCATACGACCCGCGCGGCAATGACCGGGCTTAAGAAGAAGGGGCACACGATCGAGCGCGACAAGCGCGGCGAGGTCTCCTGCTATCGCATCACGAAGAGCGCCTGA
- a CDS encoding sensor histidine kinase codes for MESVIEKLQTDNPLSAPSDPLTEEYLAEVWRRQQQILGRVALGGDREAILCDIIRLAEEQTGDGMLASILLLTEDGQHLELGGAPSLPDEYNAAIEGMAIGDGEGSCGTAAATGQAIFVEDIATDPLWVDFRDLALSHGLGACWSVPIKAGDGSVLGTFANYYSEPRQPSDFDRAIIEAIALTTSIAVERMRLERMRNRAEEAKALVLEELQHRVKNAFALAQSLINLNVPAALSARDLADKVNGKLRAIASAQDLIIVRNAAGRSDEMTAIRTLLATILGPLGYGDANDRISLNGDEQTVDAQSLSGLAMVFHELATNATKYGALKDMVGKVSIDWLPTAEGLKIEWTETEGPTTTAPESQNFGTRLVASTIRQLGATIDYDWRADGLRVTIILPRASVAE; via the coding sequence TTGGAGTCGGTCATCGAAAAGTTGCAGACCGATAATCCTCTCTCGGCCCCTTCCGACCCATTGACAGAAGAGTATCTCGCAGAGGTCTGGCGTCGCCAGCAGCAGATACTTGGTCGTGTGGCGCTTGGGGGCGACCGCGAAGCCATACTCTGCGACATAATTCGCCTCGCCGAAGAACAGACCGGGGACGGCATGCTGGCCTCGATCCTTTTGCTGACAGAAGACGGGCAGCATCTCGAACTGGGTGGCGCTCCCAGCCTTCCCGACGAATACAATGCGGCGATCGAAGGGATGGCGATAGGAGACGGGGAGGGGTCCTGCGGCACTGCCGCCGCGACTGGCCAAGCTATCTTCGTCGAAGACATCGCTACCGATCCGCTCTGGGTCGATTTTCGCGATCTGGCACTATCGCATGGTCTGGGCGCTTGCTGGTCGGTGCCGATCAAGGCAGGCGACGGTAGCGTGCTCGGCACTTTTGCGAATTACTATTCCGAACCCCGGCAACCCTCCGACTTTGATCGGGCTATCATCGAAGCGATCGCGCTCACAACATCGATCGCCGTCGAGCGGATGCGCCTAGAGCGGATGCGCAACCGCGCCGAAGAGGCCAAGGCGCTCGTTCTGGAAGAACTTCAGCATCGCGTGAAAAACGCCTTCGCCCTCGCGCAGAGCCTTATCAACCTGAACGTGCCGGCGGCGCTGAGCGCCCGGGACCTGGCAGACAAAGTCAACGGAAAGCTTCGAGCGATTGCGTCCGCTCAAGATCTCATAATTGTTCGCAATGCGGCCGGGCGTTCGGATGAAATGACAGCAATCCGTACGTTGCTCGCAACAATTCTCGGACCATTGGGGTATGGTGATGCAAATGATCGCATCAGCCTGAATGGCGATGAACAGACGGTCGATGCCCAGTCACTTTCAGGACTGGCCATGGTGTTTCATGAACTCGCCACCAATGCGACCAAATACGGTGCCCTGAAGGATATGGTTGGCAAGGTTTCGATCGATTGGCTGCCAACCGCGGAAGGTCTGAAAATCGAGTGGACCGAGACTGAAGGCCCCACAACCACAGCTCCAGAGAGCCAGAATTTTGGCACTCGCCTTGTCGCATCGACAATTCGCCAGCTCGGTGCGACAATCGACTATGATTGGCGAGCTGATGGCCTTCGCGTGACGATTATCTTGCCGCGCGCGTCGGTTGCCGAATAG
- a CDS encoding recombinase family protein, with protein MNKVRCAIYTRKSSEEGLQQDFNSLDAQREACAAYILSQASKGWSQLAEIYDDGGISGGTLERPALQRLLADIAAGKIDIVVVYKVDRLTRSLLDFAKLVEAMDKAEVSFVSVTQSFNTTTSMGRLTLNMLLSFAQFEREVTAERIRDKIAASKAKGMWMGGVVPLGYEANGGTLAIDNKHAAFIRNIFDRYLEIRNVRLLAAQLSEQGIHVPKRVTGTGRKLGGKPFTRGQIYKILSNPIYIGKICHKGEIYDGQHGAIVDREIWDRVQAQLEANTQGEQQTRTVSSPSLLAGKVFDSEGSALFASHATKGAMRYRYYIGKGDRGEATEGQRTLRIPALELEKVVCEAVAKEIEQPLGLLAKAGGELAPDIVASLGDRATSLATRLRKRERAAVRCCIEKITIAPTQVSVELAATELFGLLSIAPSSPAMTKPIISIDASIRRSGRAVRLVQDGLSKSTKGEPQAHLLKLLHLARAWWQMMLDRKLTVSALAREQQVTSSYASRVVRLNFLAPKIVEAIVTGKQPIDLDAKKLLGLNDLPLAWSDQEKILLGR; from the coding sequence ATGAACAAGGTTCGCTGTGCGATCTATACCCGCAAGTCGAGCGAAGAGGGTTTGCAGCAAGACTTCAACTCGCTCGATGCCCAGCGAGAGGCCTGTGCTGCCTACATTCTCAGCCAGGCCTCGAAGGGCTGGTCGCAACTTGCCGAAATCTACGATGATGGCGGTATATCGGGAGGAACACTCGAGCGTCCCGCGCTCCAGCGGCTGCTTGCAGACATCGCGGCGGGCAAAATCGACATCGTGGTGGTCTACAAGGTCGACCGGCTGACACGCTCGCTACTTGATTTCGCGAAGCTGGTCGAAGCGATGGACAAGGCAGAGGTCAGCTTCGTGTCGGTGACGCAGTCGTTCAACACTACCACCAGCATGGGGCGGCTGACCCTCAACATGCTGCTCTCCTTCGCGCAGTTCGAGCGCGAGGTGACCGCCGAGCGCATTCGCGACAAGATCGCTGCCTCCAAGGCGAAGGGCATGTGGATGGGCGGCGTGGTGCCGCTCGGCTACGAGGCAAACGGCGGAACGCTGGCGATCGATAATAAGCACGCCGCTTTCATCCGCAACATCTTCGATCGCTACCTGGAGATCCGCAACGTCCGGCTGCTCGCCGCACAGCTCTCTGAGCAGGGTATTCATGTCCCCAAGCGCGTGACCGGCACGGGCCGCAAGCTGGGCGGCAAGCCGTTTACGCGCGGGCAGATCTACAAGATCCTCTCCAACCCGATCTACATCGGCAAGATCTGCCACAAGGGTGAGATCTACGATGGCCAACATGGCGCCATAGTCGATCGCGAGATATGGGATCGAGTGCAGGCGCAGCTCGAAGCCAATACGCAAGGTGAGCAGCAGACGCGTACTGTAAGCTCGCCCAGTCTGCTGGCTGGGAAGGTGTTCGACAGCGAAGGCAGTGCGCTGTTCGCGAGCCATGCGACCAAGGGGGCTATGCGCTACCGCTACTACATCGGGAAGGGCGACCGTGGCGAAGCTACGGAAGGCCAGCGAACCCTTCGCATTCCGGCGCTCGAGCTGGAGAAGGTCGTGTGCGAGGCCGTGGCAAAGGAGATCGAACAGCCGCTCGGCTTGCTGGCGAAGGCTGGCGGCGAACTGGCACCTGACATTGTGGCGAGCCTCGGTGATCGCGCGACGAGCCTAGCGACCAGGCTGAGAAAGCGGGAGCGAGCCGCGGTGCGATGTTGCATCGAAAAAATCACCATCGCGCCGACGCAGGTATCGGTAGAGTTGGCTGCGACCGAGCTTTTCGGCTTACTTTCGATCGCGCCATCCTCGCCTGCGATGACCAAGCCAATAATATCCATCGACGCGAGCATCCGGCGCAGTGGTCGCGCTGTTCGATTGGTTCAAGACGGCTTGTCGAAGTCGACCAAGGGCGAGCCGCAGGCGCATCTGCTGAAGCTGCTCCATCTCGCACGCGCATGGTGGCAGATGATGCTGGACCGCAAGCTGACGGTATCGGCGCTCGCGCGCGAGCAGCAGGTGACCAGCTCCTACGCCTCTCGCGTCGTGCGGCTGAACTTCTTGGCGCCGAAGATTGTCGAGGCGATCGTTACCGGAAAACAGCCTATCGATCTCGATGCGAAGAAGCTGCTCGGTCTGAACGATCTACCGCTGGCGTGGAGTGACCAGGAAAAGATTCTGCTCGGCCGATAG
- a CDS encoding tyrosine-type recombinase/integrase: MTFSHFDPAAQNRVPWNFGAKIGPKRPFNQKQIWAIRFYLDREKRIRDRALFDLAIDSKLRGCDLVELKIGDLVSGPEIRTRATITQRKTGRPVQFEIAKNARNSLFAWLELRGGDVEDFVFPSRVDHTRHLSTRQYARLVNEWVGAIGLRPEEYGPHSLRRTKVSIIYKATGNIRAIQILLGHSKIENTVRYLGVDIEDALTLAERTEI, translated from the coding sequence ATGACGTTTTCACACTTTGATCCTGCTGCCCAAAACCGGGTGCCGTGGAACTTTGGAGCGAAGATTGGGCCCAAGCGACCGTTCAATCAAAAGCAGATATGGGCAATACGCTTCTACCTTGATCGCGAGAAACGCATTCGCGATCGAGCGCTGTTCGACTTGGCGATCGATAGCAAGCTGCGAGGTTGCGATCTCGTTGAGTTGAAGATCGGCGATCTGGTCAGTGGGCCAGAGATCAGGACACGAGCCACCATTACTCAGCGCAAGACGGGGCGGCCTGTTCAATTCGAGATCGCAAAAAACGCGAGAAACAGCCTGTTCGCCTGGCTAGAACTGAGAGGCGGTGACGTCGAGGACTTTGTGTTTCCGAGCCGCGTCGATCACACTCGTCACCTAAGCACGCGCCAGTACGCCCGACTTGTTAACGAATGGGTCGGGGCGATTGGACTGCGGCCCGAGGAGTATGGACCTCACTCGCTCCGTCGAACCAAGGTTTCGATCATCTACAAGGCAACTGGCAACATCAGGGCGATCCAGATTTTGCTCGGCCATTCGAAGATTGAGAACACCGTCCGATACCTTGGTGTCGATATAGAAGACGCGCTAACCTTGGCTGAAAGAACGGAGATTTGA